One genomic region from Bacillus marinisedimentorum encodes:
- a CDS encoding DUF2249 domain-containing protein: MKLDNRGLEPPEPMMRTLAALEDLADGEQLIIRNDRRPMFLFAELDERGWSYAYEEMNDSSFEITITKNG; the protein is encoded by the coding sequence ATGAAGCTTGACAACAGGGGCCTTGAACCGCCCGAACCGATGATGAGGACGCTCGCAGCGCTGGAAGACCTTGCGGATGGCGAACAGCTGATCATCCGGAACGACCGCCGCCCGATGTTTTTGTTTGCGGAATTGGATGAACGAGGCTGGAGTTACGCATACGAAGAAATGAACGACAGCAGCTTTGAAATTACCATTACCAAGAACGGGTGA
- a CDS encoding DUF3813 family protein, with translation MENKRVQLAKAAVHRAETSSHAAITPEEFREARNKLTAAKNDVSSAIADSSNTERIWLKDMEKRLDDARMYIQQKGNKPKYF, from the coding sequence ATGGAAAACAAGCGGGTTCAGCTTGCAAAAGCAGCCGTACACCGCGCTGAAACATCCAGCCATGCCGCCATTACACCCGAGGAATTCCGTGAGGCCCGTAATAAGCTGACAGCAGCCAAAAATGACGTATCGTCTGCCATTGCAGACTCATCAAACACTGAAAGAATCTGGCTCAAGGATATGGAGAAGCGGCTGGACGACGCCCGTATGTATATCCAACAAAAAGGGAACAAGCCGAAATACTTCTGA
- a CDS encoding prolyl oligopeptidase family serine peptidase, whose translation MIVIKHDRIADIPALHVAAEDAFYSELPLVIFIHGFTSAKEHNLHFAYLLAEEGFRVVLPEALHHGERNEKGLSNSDMGPLFWSIVINEIEEIGAIKNRLEEQGLIDSRIGLAGTSMGGITTYGALTQYDWIRSAVTLMGSPYYRKFAEEQIRYMENNGEELPISHNELQETLDLLDRFDLGQNIEALQERPLLLWHGRQDNVVPYSHSEQFYMEVLDHYGDPGRKLKFISDPQAAHKVSREALLNTVDWFTSHLLAR comes from the coding sequence ATGATTGTAATCAAACATGACAGGATAGCAGACATACCCGCACTGCATGTGGCAGCGGAGGATGCTTTTTACTCAGAACTTCCGCTTGTCATTTTCATTCATGGATTCACAAGTGCAAAGGAACACAATTTGCATTTTGCCTATTTACTGGCGGAAGAAGGGTTCCGGGTTGTCCTTCCTGAAGCTCTGCATCACGGGGAACGGAATGAAAAAGGCCTTTCGAATAGTGATATGGGGCCGCTTTTCTGGAGTATCGTGATTAATGAAATAGAAGAAATCGGCGCCATAAAGAACCGTCTTGAAGAGCAGGGGCTGATAGACAGCCGGATCGGACTTGCCGGCACCTCGATGGGAGGAATCACGACATACGGTGCGCTGACGCAATATGACTGGATCAGATCAGCGGTCACCTTGATGGGATCACCGTATTATCGAAAATTCGCCGAAGAACAAATTCGTTATATGGAGAACAATGGAGAGGAGCTTCCAATTTCACACAATGAGCTCCAGGAAACGCTGGATCTGCTTGACCGTTTCGATCTCGGGCAAAATATTGAGGCACTGCAGGAGAGGCCCTTGCTTCTATGGCATGGCCGGCAGGATAATGTGGTCCCATATTCCCATTCGGAGCAATTTTACATGGAAGTGCTTGATCACTATGGAGACCCCGGCAGGAAGCTTAAATTTATTTCGGATCCGCAGGCGGCACATAAAGTGTCTCGCGAAGCCCTTCTGAACACAGTCGATTGGTTTACGTCTCATCTGCTGGCCAGGTGA
- a CDS encoding Cof-type HAD-IIB family hydrolase — protein MDKHLIAVDLDGTLLTTEKTITDRTKQALHEAAAAGHHVVIATGRPVRASMPYYKELGLSTPMVNFNGAFVHHPGDKNWGIYHTPLQLKTARHIIESANDFDAKNILAEVVDDVYLHKYDKEFHAVFSMGNPKVTTGDLLKYLADDPTSILIHPHDHNVDEIREHLDTRHAEVIEHRKWGAPWHVIEIVRKGLNKAVGLKRIADHFNVPKDRIIAFGDEDNDLEMIEYAGHGVAMGNAIDALKNIANSVTAHNDEDGVALMLEEKLGIKTV, from the coding sequence TTGGATAAACATTTAATCGCCGTCGACCTGGACGGCACATTGCTTACGACAGAAAAAACAATTACAGACCGCACAAAACAGGCGCTTCACGAGGCGGCAGCAGCTGGACACCATGTTGTCATCGCAACCGGGCGGCCGGTACGGGCCAGCATGCCTTATTACAAAGAACTGGGCCTTTCCACTCCGATGGTCAACTTCAACGGCGCCTTCGTCCACCATCCCGGCGATAAGAATTGGGGGATCTATCATACGCCGCTGCAGCTGAAAACAGCACGGCATATCATCGAATCTGCCAATGATTTCGATGCCAAAAATATTCTCGCTGAGGTCGTGGATGATGTCTATTTGCATAAATATGACAAAGAATTTCATGCCGTCTTTTCGATGGGAAACCCGAAGGTGACAACCGGGGACCTGCTTAAGTACCTGGCTGATGACCCAACTTCGATTTTGATTCATCCGCATGATCATAATGTGGATGAAATCAGAGAACACCTCGACACGAGGCATGCTGAGGTGATCGAGCACCGCAAGTGGGGTGCACCATGGCATGTCATCGAAATTGTCCGCAAAGGCCTCAACAAAGCAGTCGGCCTGAAGCGCATCGCCGATCACTTCAACGTCCCGAAAGACCGAATCATTGCATTCGGTGACGAAGACAACGACCTGGAAATGATTGAGTATGCCGGGCACGGCGTCGCCATGGGGAATGCAATCGATGCCTTAAAAAACATCGCCAACTCGGTAACAGCCCACAACGATGAAGATGGTGTCGCATTGATGCTTGAAGAGAAACTTGGAATCAAAACCGTGTAG
- a CDS encoding nitric-oxide reductase large subunit: MEARKLEQHLEPEKKPGVKNGMLKSILVLTLVASFTVLLVGGFWIFKGMAPRPAEVTGPAGEEVMSKESIIGGQGVFQKYGLMDYGTVLGHGSYMGPDYTAESLKIYTEGMQDFKAQETYGANYADLAPEKQVVIKEAVIEEMRVNRYDSSTDTLPLTDAQVYGVERVRDYYREVFTEGDGWGLKEGLIQESHMPDENRAHVAEGDQITQIADFFFWTAWLSSTYRTDDDITYTNNWPFYEDAGNTMAFSAVWWSGASVTVLILFVAIILFVFYRYHLGMQEAYKDGKFPEFDLKSQPLTSSQVKTGKYFAIVTVLFLVQSLFGALLAHYYIEPDSFFGIEWIHDILPFSITKGYHLQLAIFWIATSWLGMGIYAAPLVGGHEPKKQGLLVDILFWALVVLVGGSMIGEWLGVNGYLGNMWFLFGHQGWEYLELGRIWQVILTAGMMIWLFIVFRGIKSGLKKESDKGGLIHLVFYAAIAVPLFYIFAFFINPGGNFTMSDYWRWWIIHLWVEGIFEVFAVVIIGFLLVQMNLVTKKSTVRALYFQLTILLGSGVIGIGHHYYYNGSAEAWIALGAVFSALEVIPLTLLVLEAYEQYRMMRDGGVDFPYKSTFWFLIATAIWNLIGAGVLGFLINLPAVSYFEHGQFLTPAHGHAAMMGVYGMFGLAVLMYSLRNIVKPSAWNDKWIKFSFWALNIGLAGMVAITLLPVGFLQLKEAFDNGYWASRSPEFLQQPVVEGLLTWRAVPDTIFLIGAAGIAIFAVKALFNLRKPTHKENVQLPVKDLAEEE; encoded by the coding sequence ATGGAAGCCAGAAAACTTGAACAGCACCTGGAACCGGAGAAAAAACCGGGTGTGAAGAACGGCATGCTGAAGTCAATTTTAGTATTGACCCTGGTGGCCAGCTTCACCGTATTATTGGTCGGCGGATTCTGGATCTTTAAAGGAATGGCGCCGCGCCCGGCAGAAGTGACCGGACCGGCCGGGGAAGAAGTGATGTCGAAGGAATCGATCATCGGTGGGCAGGGCGTTTTCCAAAAGTACGGGCTGATGGATTACGGAACGGTTCTCGGACACGGTTCTTACATGGGGCCGGATTACACAGCTGAGTCATTGAAAATTTATACAGAAGGCATGCAGGATTTCAAGGCACAGGAAACATATGGCGCTAACTATGCCGATCTTGCTCCTGAAAAACAGGTCGTCATAAAAGAGGCCGTCATTGAAGAAATGCGGGTGAATCGCTATGATTCTTCCACAGACACCTTGCCGCTGACAGATGCGCAAGTATACGGGGTTGAGCGTGTCCGTGATTATTACCGGGAAGTGTTCACGGAAGGCGATGGCTGGGGGCTGAAGGAAGGACTCATCCAGGAAAGCCACATGCCAGATGAAAACCGTGCCCACGTCGCTGAAGGAGATCAGATTACACAAATAGCAGATTTCTTCTTCTGGACAGCATGGCTTTCAAGCACCTATCGAACAGATGATGATATTACCTATACGAATAACTGGCCGTTTTATGAAGATGCCGGCAACACAATGGCGTTTTCCGCCGTATGGTGGAGCGGTGCCAGTGTCACTGTATTGATCTTGTTTGTAGCTATTATTTTATTTGTCTTCTATCGATATCATTTAGGAATGCAGGAAGCTTATAAAGACGGGAAATTCCCGGAATTTGATTTGAAAAGCCAGCCGTTGACTTCGTCACAAGTTAAAACAGGGAAATACTTTGCAATCGTGACGGTTCTGTTCCTTGTACAATCACTGTTTGGCGCATTGCTGGCCCACTATTATATCGAACCGGACAGTTTTTTCGGTATAGAATGGATTCACGATATCCTGCCGTTCAGCATCACAAAAGGCTACCACTTGCAGCTGGCGATTTTCTGGATTGCGACCTCCTGGCTGGGCATGGGCATTTATGCTGCACCCCTCGTCGGCGGTCATGAGCCGAAAAAACAGGGACTCCTCGTCGATATCCTATTCTGGGCGCTCGTTGTCCTTGTAGGCGGCAGCATGATTGGTGAATGGCTCGGTGTCAACGGTTACCTTGGCAACATGTGGTTCCTGTTCGGCCATCAGGGCTGGGAATACCTTGAACTGGGGCGCATCTGGCAAGTCATTCTGACAGCAGGCATGATGATCTGGCTGTTCATCGTTTTCCGCGGCATCAAGAGCGGGCTGAAGAAAGAAAGCGACAAAGGCGGACTTATCCACCTTGTGTTCTATGCAGCCATTGCGGTTCCATTATTCTATATCTTTGCATTCTTCATCAATCCGGGCGGAAACTTCACGATGTCAGACTACTGGCGCTGGTGGATCATCCATCTATGGGTGGAAGGGATCTTTGAAGTATTTGCAGTCGTCATCATCGGTTTCCTGCTCGTACAGATGAACCTTGTCACGAAAAAATCAACTGTACGGGCACTGTACTTCCAACTGACAATCCTGCTTGGAAGCGGTGTCATCGGTATTGGCCACCATTACTATTACAATGGTTCCGCTGAAGCGTGGATTGCCCTTGGCGCAGTATTTTCAGCGCTTGAAGTCATCCCGCTCACCCTGCTAGTCCTGGAAGCCTATGAACAATACAGAATGATGAGAGACGGCGGTGTCGATTTCCCTTACAAGTCCACTTTCTGGTTTTTGATTGCCACAGCCATCTGGAACCTTATCGGAGCCGGTGTACTTGGCTTCCTGATCAACCTGCCGGCGGTCAGCTACTTCGAGCACGGCCAGTTCCTGACACCTGCACATGGGCATGCGGCAATGATGGGCGTATATGGAATGTTCGGCCTGGCAGTATTAATGTATTCACTGCGCAATATCGTGAAACCATCGGCCTGGAACGACAAATGGATTAAATTCTCCTTCTGGGCGCTTAACATCGGGCTAGCAGGAATGGTTGCCATAACATTGCTCCCGGTCGGTTTCCTGCAGCTGAAAGAAGCATTCGATAACGGTTACTGGGCTTCACGCTCACCTGAATTCCTGCAGCAGCCGGTTGTTGAAGGACTTCTGACCTGGCGAGCCGTACCGGACACCATCTTCCTGATCGGCGCAGCCGGCATCGCCATATTTGCCGTCAAAGCACTGTTCAACCTGCGAAAACCGACACACAAAGAAAACGTACAGCTCCCGGTGAAAGATCTGGCAGAAGAAGAGTGA
- a CDS encoding BsuPI-related putative proteinase inhibitor has protein sequence MLKKWVLAAALLLLAAGCGSEKSAPVNGSDSDDEKQKAGGLEVSGEAAPGEDAVAFTITIANKGDNESDIEFTSGQKFEIIVTDSAGNEVYRYSDGRMFTQALETITLKPGESKSWSDEWKTEQAAAGEYEAALTVTASKVDGEEAEPEKLTVVKMFTLEQP, from the coding sequence ATGCTGAAAAAATGGGTTCTTGCTGCAGCCCTGCTGTTATTGGCGGCAGGCTGCGGATCTGAAAAAAGTGCTCCTGTAAACGGTTCTGACAGTGATGATGAAAAACAGAAGGCTGGCGGCCTTGAAGTATCAGGTGAAGCCGCACCTGGAGAGGACGCTGTTGCTTTTACGATAACCATCGCGAACAAAGGGGATAATGAGTCGGATATCGAGTTTACCAGCGGACAGAAATTTGAAATAATCGTAACCGATTCAGCGGGGAATGAGGTATACCGATACTCGGACGGCAGAATGTTCACTCAGGCGCTTGAAACCATCACCCTCAAGCCCGGTGAATCGAAAAGCTGGTCTGATGAATGGAAAACGGAGCAGGCAGCGGCAGGTGAATATGAAGCAGCTTTGACCGTAACAGCTTCAAAGGTTGATGGAGAAGAAGCAGAACCGGAAAAGTTGACAGTTGTTAAGATGTTTACGCTGGAGCAGCCGTGA
- a CDS encoding NifU N-terminal domain-containing protein — protein MNVSVEHTPNPNAVKITAPENLFQEGSVSASSADQTEHPVLKSLLSIAGVDNAFGNSNFVTVTKSPSVEWAAIMPEIEAFFDEYGK, from the coding sequence ATGAATGTATCAGTTGAACATACGCCTAACCCAAACGCGGTCAAAATAACAGCGCCGGAAAACCTTTTCCAGGAAGGGAGTGTTTCCGCAAGCTCGGCCGATCAGACCGAACATCCAGTATTGAAATCACTCCTTTCAATCGCCGGCGTAGATAATGCCTTTGGAAACAGCAACTTTGTCACGGTAACAAAATCCCCTTCGGTTGAGTGGGCAGCCATCATGCCGGAGATCGAAGCGTTTTTTGATGAGTACGGCAAATAA
- the mobB gene encoding molybdopterin-guanine dinucleotide biosynthesis protein B, whose protein sequence is MALGMTKPVFQVVGYQDSGKTTLTVKLIERLSAAGVKAGTIKHHGHGGMPEIGDRGKDTARHREAGASSVLVEGGGLLNLSAASENGWEPGDFLKIYEQLPVDVILIEGYKKEPYPKAVLLRTEEDLHLLDELENIKAVICWFDLQSAGVSELPVFHINEEDEYLTSILKELEG, encoded by the coding sequence ATGGCCCTGGGAATGACAAAACCCGTTTTCCAGGTCGTCGGCTATCAGGACAGCGGCAAAACGACACTCACTGTGAAACTGATAGAAAGGTTGTCCGCGGCAGGGGTCAAAGCAGGAACAATCAAGCATCACGGGCACGGCGGGATGCCGGAGATAGGAGACCGGGGAAAAGATACCGCCCGTCACCGGGAAGCAGGTGCTTCTTCAGTATTGGTGGAAGGCGGAGGCTTATTGAACCTGAGTGCAGCCAGTGAAAACGGCTGGGAACCAGGAGATTTCTTGAAGATATACGAACAGCTGCCGGTTGATGTCATCCTGATTGAAGGATACAAAAAAGAGCCATATCCGAAAGCTGTCCTGTTAAGGACCGAAGAGGACCTTCATTTGCTTGATGAATTGGAGAACATCAAAGCCGTTATTTGCTGGTTTGACCTGCAATCTGCGGGAGTGTCTGAGCTGCCTGTATTCCATATCAATGAAGAAGACGAATATTTAACATCCATTCTAAAAGAACTGGAAGGGTGA
- a CDS encoding Crp/Fnr family transcriptional regulator has translation MNHHHSIKSLLQKMHIFKELSDTELDPILNISYPRQFKKRTLVFMQGDPLDKVYFIYSGSVKIYKTDMTGKEQIVSILQAGDMFPHVGFFRKGDYPGHAEILEDATLIVIPIEEFENIIMTYPDISIKLFRVLGEKIVDLQNRLEEQILSNSYEQIIKLLLRLSKNHGVEIEGGKFQLTTNFTNREMANMIGTSRETVSRTLNGFKKNGIITIEENGFFIIDSVRLKDELIYG, from the coding sequence ATGAACCATCATCATTCCATAAAGTCCCTTTTACAGAAAATGCATATATTCAAGGAATTGAGTGATACAGAACTTGATCCGATCCTTAATATTTCATACCCGCGCCAATTCAAGAAGCGTACGCTTGTATTCATGCAGGGCGATCCGCTTGATAAGGTATATTTCATCTACTCCGGGAGTGTGAAAATTTATAAAACGGATATGACCGGAAAGGAACAGATTGTCTCCATTTTGCAGGCGGGTGATATGTTTCCGCATGTCGGCTTTTTCCGGAAAGGTGATTATCCGGGCCACGCTGAAATCCTTGAAGATGCGACATTGATCGTCATTCCCATTGAGGAGTTTGAAAACATCATCATGACTTATCCGGACATCAGCATCAAGCTCTTCAGGGTACTGGGAGAAAAAATTGTGGATTTGCAAAACCGGCTGGAAGAACAGATTCTTTCCAACTCTTATGAACAAATCATAAAACTGCTGCTTCGTCTCTCCAAAAATCACGGTGTCGAGATTGAAGGTGGAAAATTCCAGCTGACCACCAATTTTACTAACCGTGAAATGGCGAATATGATCGGCACATCGCGTGAGACAGTGAGCCGGACACTGAATGGGTTTAAGAAAAACGGCATCATTACAATAGAAGAAAATGGCTTTTTCATTATTGATTCGGTCAGGTTGAAAGATGAACTGATTTACGGGTAG
- a CDS encoding metal-sulfur cluster assembly factor, whose product MEKEMEESLMGALENVIDPELGIDIVNLGLVYGVDMDDDGNAKVTMTLTAMGCPLAGTISNDVKRALSDLPEVNDVEVDIVWNPPWTKDRMSRFAKIALGVPD is encoded by the coding sequence ATGGAAAAAGAAATGGAAGAAAGTTTGATGGGTGCACTTGAAAACGTAATTGACCCAGAACTGGGTATAGATATTGTCAATCTGGGACTTGTATACGGTGTCGATATGGACGACGACGGCAATGCAAAGGTTACAATGACACTGACAGCTATGGGCTGCCCGCTTGCCGGCACGATTTCAAACGACGTGAAACGCGCGCTTTCCGACTTGCCGGAAGTGAATGATGTAGAAGTGGACATTGTATGGAATCCGCCGTGGACAAAAGACAGAATGTCACGTTTTGCGAAAATTGCCCTTGGTGTACCGGATTGA
- the glp gene encoding gephyrin-like molybdotransferase Glp has protein sequence MGLHRKPIPVSEAAEKVMKYARKGTKETVSINECDGRYLAEDIIADHDIPHFDRAPYDGFAIRAQDSEGASQDNPVTFEVIEEIGAGSIASNAVGDKKAIRIMTGAKMPEGSNAVVMLELAKEFREDGKTYMSIKRGYKPGDNVSYKGAETTEGDILVKKGRKINPGIKAVLATFGYAEVPVMKKPVVGLFATGSELLDVHEELEPGKIRNSNSYMMSSQIVRAGGEVKYFGQLIDDLDITYNSVKEMLKEVDCLVTTGGVAVGDYDHMPAIYERLGAEVLFNKVAMRPGSVTTVAQLDGKLLFGLSGNPSASYVGFEIYARPVIQAMLETDKPHLKKVTAELTADFPKANPFTRFVRSTIGFSDGRAVVEPSGMDKSNVVTSLINTNSLMILPGGTRGFASGDMVEVLLLEDFEGSEWPWE, from the coding sequence ATGGGATTGCACCGTAAACCGATACCTGTTTCTGAAGCGGCAGAAAAGGTAATGAAATATGCACGCAAGGGTACAAAAGAGACCGTTTCCATCAATGAATGTGACGGCAGATACCTTGCCGAGGATATTATCGCCGATCATGATATTCCCCATTTTGATCGAGCGCCCTATGACGGTTTCGCCATTCGTGCACAGGATTCCGAAGGGGCCTCACAGGATAACCCGGTAACGTTTGAAGTGATAGAAGAAATCGGAGCAGGGTCAATTGCCAGCAATGCTGTCGGGGACAAGAAGGCGATCCGGATCATGACCGGGGCAAAGATGCCTGAAGGGTCCAATGCTGTTGTCATGCTGGAACTTGCGAAGGAATTCAGAGAAGATGGAAAAACATATATGTCGATCAAACGCGGCTATAAGCCGGGAGATAATGTTTCTTACAAAGGGGCAGAAACAACTGAAGGCGATATCCTCGTCAAAAAAGGGCGCAAAATCAACCCTGGCATAAAAGCGGTACTCGCCACGTTCGGCTATGCGGAAGTGCCTGTCATGAAAAAGCCGGTCGTCGGCCTGTTTGCGACAGGATCAGAACTTCTTGATGTCCACGAAGAGCTCGAACCGGGGAAAATCCGAAACAGCAATTCATATATGATGTCATCCCAAATCGTCCGTGCCGGCGGGGAAGTGAAATATTTCGGCCAGCTCATCGATGATTTGGATATTACGTATAATTCAGTTAAAGAAATGCTTAAGGAAGTCGATTGCCTGGTAACAACAGGCGGAGTGGCAGTAGGTGATTATGACCACATGCCAGCGATTTATGAACGCCTCGGAGCGGAAGTCCTATTTAACAAAGTAGCGATGAGGCCGGGCAGCGTAACAACTGTGGCCCAACTGGACGGCAAGCTCTTATTCGGGCTCAGCGGCAATCCATCAGCAAGCTATGTCGGATTTGAAATCTATGCGCGCCCGGTAATACAGGCCATGCTTGAAACAGACAAACCGCACCTTAAAAAGGTGACGGCCGAATTGACAGCGGATTTCCCGAAAGCAAATCCATTCACACGCTTCGTCCGCAGCACGATCGGCTTCTCAGATGGAAGAGCAGTCGTGGAACCAAGCGGCATGGACAAGTCAAATGTCGTGACTTCCCTGATCAATACGAATTCACTGATGATTCTGCCGGGCGGAACAAGAGGATTCGCATCCGGTGACATGGTTGAAGTGCTGCTGCTTGAAGACTTTGAAGGAAGCGAATGGCCCTGGGAATGA
- a CDS encoding molybdenum cofactor biosynthesis protein MoaE, which translates to MNDNRFLIIREPISIEEVSRKVFRAEAGAINTFIGTVREFTKGKRTLHLEYDAYKSMAERKLAQIGDEIKQKWPDAETAITHRIGRLEISDIAVVIAVSTPHRADSYEASRYAIERIKEIVPIWKKEHWEDGEKWIGDQLEKTAYPTGRPEEGDLS; encoded by the coding sequence ATGAACGATAACCGTTTTTTGATTATACGGGAACCGATTTCCATAGAAGAAGTATCGAGAAAGGTGTTCAGGGCGGAAGCAGGTGCAATCAACACATTTATCGGCACCGTCAGGGAGTTTACAAAAGGCAAGCGCACCCTGCACCTTGAATATGACGCTTATAAAAGCATGGCTGAAAGAAAGCTTGCGCAAATAGGCGACGAAATCAAGCAAAAATGGCCGGATGCGGAAACAGCCATCACACACCGGATCGGGAGACTGGAGATTTCTGATATTGCAGTAGTGATTGCAGTTTCAACCCCGCACCGGGCCGATTCCTACGAGGCAAGCCGCTATGCGATCGAACGCATCAAAGAAATTGTGCCAATCTGGAAAAAAGAACACTGGGAAGACGGCGAAAAATGGATCGGCGATCAGCTTGAAAAAACCGCCTATCCGACCGGACGCCCAGAAGAAGGTGATTTATCATGA
- a CDS encoding redoxin domain-containing protein yields MPLSEKGLKPGQPCPPFSLPAIDGRTYSLETFRGKPLLLHFMRGTW; encoded by the coding sequence ATGCCGCTCTCTGAAAAAGGTCTGAAGCCCGGCCAGCCTTGCCCGCCCTTTTCCCTGCCTGCAATTGACGGCAGGACATACAGTCTCGAGACGTTTCGCGGAAAACCGCTTCTGCTCCATTTCATGAGGGGAACGTGGTGA
- a CDS encoding metal-sulfur cluster assembly factor, giving the protein MNSLDKTVVQERLKTVIDPELGINIVDLGLIYEVAADESGNLKITMTLTTPGCPLHDSIVGGVKSSLTDVEGVASVDVNVVWSPPWTPDRMSEEAARMLHG; this is encoded by the coding sequence ATGAATTCACTAGATAAGACAGTCGTTCAGGAAAGATTGAAAACGGTGATTGACCCTGAGCTTGGCATCAACATTGTAGATCTCGGCCTCATTTATGAAGTGGCAGCGGATGAATCCGGAAACCTTAAAATAACAATGACACTGACAACTCCGGGCTGCCCGCTACACGACAGCATTGTCGGCGGAGTGAAAAGCTCGCTGACTGATGTTGAAGGTGTCGCATCGGTAGACGTCAATGTCGTATGGAGTCCGCCGTGGACTCCTGACCGGATGAGTGAAGAAGCAGCCAGAATGCTGCATGGATAA
- a CDS encoding DUF2249 domain-containing protein, translated as MSVKLKIHAPDIEPKHRHPYIFDAFDQLEAGESFELSNDHDPRPLHYQFMMERENQFTWEYIEEGPDQWKVIIAKK; from the coding sequence ATGAGCGTAAAATTAAAAATCCATGCACCTGATATTGAACCGAAACACAGGCACCCTTACATTTTTGATGCATTTGACCAGCTGGAGGCAGGGGAATCGTTTGAACTGAGCAACGACCATGACCCGCGCCCGCTTCATTACCAGTTCATGATGGAACGCGAAAACCAATTTACATGGGAATATATCGAAGAAGGACCTGACCAATGGAAGGTCATCATTGCAAAAAAATAA
- the moaD gene encoding molybdopterin converting factor subunit 1: MIKVLLFAQLQETAGTNEVELDTVPGSVKELRGIMKEKYGFTTLESAMTAVNEEYADEDTELKDGDTVAFIPPVSGG; this comes from the coding sequence ATGATAAAAGTATTGCTCTTCGCACAGCTGCAGGAAACAGCAGGGACGAATGAGGTTGAACTGGATACTGTTCCAGGATCAGTGAAAGAACTTCGCGGCATCATGAAGGAAAAGTACGGCTTTACAACGCTTGAAAGTGCGATGACGGCTGTCAATGAGGAGTATGCCGACGAAGACACCGAGCTTAAAGACGGCGATACCGTCGCTTTCATTCCTCCTGTAAGCGGGGGATAA
- a CDS encoding DUF2249 domain-containing protein: MAAPSVVELDVREDLLNKREPFQKIMEAVGSLQPEDVFVLHATIKPVPLISLMKAKGYKAESEKIDSKHWQITFKRGDSDEA, translated from the coding sequence ATGGCAGCACCATCAGTTGTTGAATTGGATGTACGCGAGGATTTATTGAATAAACGGGAGCCTTTCCAAAAAATCATGGAGGCGGTCGGTTCACTTCAGCCTGAAGACGTATTTGTCCTTCATGCGACCATCAAGCCGGTGCCTCTTATCTCGCTTATGAAGGCAAAAGGCTATAAAGCGGAAAGCGAAAAGATCGACAGCAAACATTGGCAAATCACATTCAAAAGAGGCGATTCCGATGAAGCTTGA